Proteins from a genomic interval of Clostridium cochlearium:
- a CDS encoding CoA-binding protein: protein MDAQKLLEYKNWLVAGDVENKSKYAYRIKETLKKEGFNVFMLNPYSKSENIYKYIFEIKERIDVIDLCINPKIGIEIVKEAYKNGINKILIQPGAESEEILEFCNENDILAIRACVLTEIAYIKRKR from the coding sequence ATGGATGCACAAAAATTATTGGAATATAAAAATTGGTTAGTAGCAGGAGATGTGGAAAATAAGTCGAAATATGCATATAGGATAAAAGAAACATTAAAAAAAGAAGGGTTTAATGTTTTTATGTTAAACCCTTATAGTAAGAGTGAAAACATTTATAAATATATATTTGAAATTAAAGAAAGAATAGATGTTATAGATTTATGTATTAATCCAAAGATAGGTATAGAAATAGTTAAAGAAGCATATAAAAATGGGATTAATAAAATTTTAATACAACCTGGAGCTGAAAGTGAGGAAATATTAGAATTTTGTAATGAAAATGATATTTTAGCAATAAGAGCATGTGTCTTAACAGAAATTGCATATATCAAGAGAAAGAGGTAG
- a CDS encoding acyl-[acyl-carrier-protein] thioesterase: METEKDYEIHYYEVDYKKRALITSIINYFGDIATKQSEDMSIGFKYMEENKIAWVIHKWDININSFPKYGDIIKVKTRPKYFQKFYAYRDFEIRDRNGEKIIEALSQWLLIDTDKRKLKKIPEELCKAYKVEETECKAVKMSKIKKLKNINNEKTFNVRYSDIDTNGHVNNSKYVSWIIETVPLEIVLNYTLKNLKMDYKKETVYGDKVKALCEIENKDDIITCKHSIIDKDGNELNLAETTWQKNKEAD, from the coding sequence ATGGAAACTGAGAAAGATTATGAGATACATTATTATGAAGTAGATTATAAAAAGAGAGCATTAATAACTAGTATAATAAATTATTTTGGTGATATTGCAACCAAACAATCAGAGGATATGAGTATAGGTTTTAAATATATGGAAGAAAATAAAATAGCTTGGGTAATACATAAGTGGGATATAAATATAAACAGTTTTCCTAAATATGGTGACATTATAAAAGTAAAAACCAGACCAAAATATTTTCAAAAATTTTATGCATATAGAGATTTTGAAATAAGAGATAGAAATGGGGAAAAAATAATTGAGGCTTTATCCCAATGGTTACTTATAGATACAGATAAAAGAAAATTAAAAAAAATACCTGAAGAACTTTGTAAAGCTTATAAAGTAGAAGAAACAGAATGTAAGGCTGTAAAAATGTCTAAAATAAAGAAACTTAAAAATATAAACAATGAAAAAACATTTAATGTAAGATATAGTGATATAGATACAAATGGACATGTAAATAATTCAAAATATGTATCTTGGATAATAGAGACAGTTCCTTTAGAAATAGTATTAAATTATACTTTAAAGAATTTAAAGATGGATTATAAAAAAGAAACAGTTTATGGTGATAAAGTTAAAGCTTTATGTGAAATAGAAAATAAGGATGATATCATAACATGTAAACATAGTATAATAGATAAAGATGGTAATGAACTAAATTTAGCTGAAACTACTTGGCAAAAAAATAAAGAAGCTGACTAA
- a CDS encoding ECF transporter S component, whose amino-acid sequence MSENSLNKSKLKTQQITTVGILFAVTIVLGSTGLGFIPIPPINTTIMHIPVIIGSLIAGPVVGGLTGLLFGIFSMFRAMNLPSPVSFLFMNPIIALIPRILIGVTPYLIYKFVKTKSNIFNLSLACTIGSFTNTIGVMGLIYILYIDKFANALHISLNAAKTTILAYMLNGFVSASVAIVISVPVVMAVKKTFIR is encoded by the coding sequence ATGAGTGAAAATTCTTTAAACAAATCTAAGTTAAAAACCCAACAAATAACCACAGTTGGGATTTTATTTGCTGTAACAATTGTACTTGGATCTACTGGATTAGGTTTTATACCCATCCCCCCAATAAATACTACTATTATGCATATTCCTGTAATAATAGGTTCTCTAATTGCAGGTCCTGTAGTTGGTGGATTAACTGGTCTTTTATTTGGGATATTTAGCATGTTTAGAGCAATGAATTTGCCTAGTCCTGTTTCTTTTCTATTTATGAATCCAATAATAGCTTTAATTCCAAGAATACTTATAGGTGTTACTCCCTATTTAATATATAAATTTGTAAAAACAAAATCTAATATATTTAATCTATCCTTAGCTTGTACCATAGGTTCTTTTACAAACACCATAGGTGTAATGGGTTTGATATATATTTTGTATATAGACAAATTTGCTAATGCACTTCATATATCACTAAATGCTGCTAAAACTACTATACTTGCATATATGTTAAATGGTTTTGTATCTGCAAGTGTTGCTATTGTAATATCTGTTCCAGTAGTTATGGCTGTAAAAAAAACTTTTATTAGGTAA
- a CDS encoding DUF1858 domain-containing protein, with the protein MITKDMTIGEIIKAKPEAAEILATFGMGCVFCPSAQSETVEQAAMVHGLDLNKLMEALNK; encoded by the coding sequence ATGATTACTAAAGATATGACTATTGGTGAAATAATAAAGGCTAAACCAGAAGCAGCAGAAATACTTGCAACATTTGGAATGGGATGTGTATTTTGTCCATCAGCTCAGTCAGAAACAGTAGAACAAGCAGCTATGGTTCATGGATTAGATTTGAATAAACTTATGGAAGCTTTAAATAAATAA